A part of Geothrix oryzae genomic DNA contains:
- the rsgA gene encoding ribosome small subunit-dependent GTPase A produces the protein MNRKFRLGQSREAQDMDHREVYSHERGGESKRRQRQAERLETGIEAHDADALLRLPDPGPWMHLPEATLIQRHSQWVDLELEDHSVLRATLGGKLKGVRLVCGDRVRYSTIPVEPDDPRLPAPTLPRGEGGSPAAQVVAVMPRKTLLKRGGIDDREPWQLICANADELWICAAVVDPPLRPGLLERAQLLALDAGLTFRVLVTKRDRASKKDTLPELDPLREQGVAIHETAALKGEGIEPLRKLLQHKVVVLLGHSGVGKSTLVNALHPEMALKTGGLTKFGTGKQTTTSARWLPLQSGGTLVDTPGVRTLSVRGLDRTLLAQVFTEFPSEVLEDPLAFEAGDDATLEALSLDYPERLQSLQRLWQEMDDRNPNQNVWR, from the coding sequence ATGAACCGGAAGTTCCGCCTCGGCCAGAGCCGCGAGGCTCAGGACATGGACCACCGGGAGGTCTACTCCCATGAGCGGGGGGGCGAGAGCAAGCGGCGCCAGCGCCAGGCCGAGCGGCTGGAGACCGGCATCGAGGCCCACGATGCCGATGCCCTGCTGCGGCTCCCCGATCCCGGCCCCTGGATGCACCTGCCCGAAGCCACCCTGATCCAGCGCCACAGCCAATGGGTCGACCTGGAACTGGAGGACCACAGCGTGCTGCGCGCCACCCTGGGCGGCAAGCTCAAGGGCGTGCGGCTCGTCTGCGGCGACCGGGTGCGCTATTCCACCATTCCGGTGGAACCGGACGACCCCCGGCTCCCCGCGCCCACCCTCCCCCGGGGCGAGGGCGGGTCCCCCGCCGCCCAGGTGGTGGCCGTGATGCCCCGGAAGACGCTGCTCAAGCGCGGCGGGATCGATGACCGCGAACCCTGGCAGCTCATCTGCGCCAATGCCGACGAACTCTGGATCTGCGCGGCGGTGGTGGATCCCCCCCTGCGGCCCGGCCTCCTGGAGCGGGCCCAGCTGCTCGCCCTCGACGCGGGGCTCACCTTCCGCGTGCTCGTCACCAAGCGGGACCGGGCCTCGAAAAAAGACACCCTGCCGGAGCTGGATCCCCTGCGTGAACAGGGCGTGGCCATCCACGAGACCGCGGCCCTCAAGGGCGAGGGGATCGAGCCGCTGCGGAAGCTCCTACAGCACAAGGTCGTGGTGCTGCTGGGCCACAGCGGGGTGGGCAAGAGCACCCTGGTGAACGCCCTCCACCCCGAGATGGCGCTGAAAACCGGCGGGCTCACCAAGTTCGGCACGGGCAAACAGACCACCACCTCCGCCCGCTGGCTCCCGCTGCAGTCGGGGGGGACGCTGGTGGACACCCCCGGAGTGCGCACCCTCAGCGTCCGGGGCCTCGACCGGACCCTCCTGGCCCAGGTCTTCACCGAGTTTCCCTCCGAGGTGCTGGAGGATCCCCTGGCCTTCGAGGCGGGGGACGACGCCACCCTCGAGGCCCTGAGTCTGGATTATCCCGAGCGCCTCCAGAGCCTCCAACGGCTTTGGCAGGAGATGGACGACCGGAACCCCAACCAGAATGTCTGGCGGTAG